In Solenopsis invicta isolate M01_SB chromosome 6, UNIL_Sinv_3.0, whole genome shotgun sequence, the genomic window ttctccacttcattaattttttcgtctgttgttgaagtgctcgggcgtccggcacgctcttcgtcgttcacatcttctcggccttctgagaacattttgtaccaccgataaacgttgcttcggtccaaggtagcttctccgtatgccacagtcaacattcggaatgcatccgcgcacttaattttgtttttcacacaaaatttgatacaggttctttgatccatttttttgaataggtaaaaatcgaagacgatccaaaacacgtgcaagcaaagcagctgtcaacaattaagtgaacattcaaaatggccgagcttgtcggcataagtgagagacatgagtaccaacataacgccacaaaaagatcgaaattcgaatatacgtaacccgcgaaaattcaaaattcgcgatactctttgaacacacctcgtattttaTCTAGACAAGAAATGTTTACagacaaatttaatttctaaccGTTTGACGTTTACGTATATTGTGCGAGAGCGCAATTCGAATACCGCGCGTTCCGGTTTCTCCTCAACCGCCGCGAGCGAGTAAACGCGAACTACGCGAGCGCCGCGTAATGCGAGGCTCGCTCTCTCTCCTTTTGTAACAGCGGACCCGAACGGATCGTTCTGTACGCGAGGCTAGCAATAAAGTGCGTTGTACTTGTCCACTACCGTCTACACAGTCTTTTCACCATCCCGCAACTACACAACAAAGAATTGGCGACGAGGATGGGATCCGTGAGTTGCTAgcgagaaaagaagagagattaCTGCAGTACGGACAAGAAACCAGTACGCACCACGAGGTACACTCATAACGTGGCGAGGCTTACACCTCATTTTTCCGTACTAAAAGGGCGTTTCCGCGGTTCGAGCGTGAGCAAGCACGGTGTAGAGTTTACTCTTTTCTTTACAAAGAAGCGGTAGAGAAACCGCACGTGCATAGTATACCTACACGGTGGGGCGTATCGGTGCATGTGTAGAGCACGTGGCGCGCGCGTGAGGCCGAATAGATACACACATAGCAAGGGGGATTACGAACCGATGACGCTCGTTACGAAGAGCGCAGCTAGCCCTACCGCAGGTTTCCTTCGAATTGTACCGGCGAGTGAGCACGACATACACGAGACATGGCAGAAGTTGTGTTACACGGTAACTTCTCGATCGACGTATTCGATCCAACCACCACGGAATGGAAAAGATGGCTGCAACGTTTCTTAGCCgccatcaaaattttcaaagtttccACCGAGCAACAAGTACTGTATTTACTGCACTACATCGGTTCGGCGGCATTTGATGTCATTTGTAATAAATCTGCTGACCCTTACACTATTCCATTCGAGACTCTAGTTGCAAACTTAGGCGAATTCTACGCTCCGGAACCGCTGAAAATAACGGAAAATTTCCGTTTCCACTAGAGGAAATAGAAGGAAGAGGAATCCGTGAAAGATTTCGTTGCTGCATTACATAAATTGAGCATTCATTGTAATTTCGGAAATTACTTGAAGTCAGAGAGCGCTGAGAAACCAACTGGTTTTCGGACTATCGAGTCTCCAAGCTCAGTCGAGGCTGCTCGAAACAAAAGACTTGACCTTCGAGAAAGCGGTCCAAGTGGCTACAGCCCTAGAACTTTCGGAGAAAGACTCCCGGCAACTGCAAACAGGAACAACGGCCGTCGTGGAATATGTGGGCACACAAAACGACAAGTCGGAAGACAAAGGAACGCGGAAGAAGAAACCGATGCGAGAGAAGACGACCTTTAAGGGGAAGAACGAACCGAAGCGTACAGCGGTCGGTAAACATAATGTAACCCAAGCGAATACGTTTACAAATGCTAATGTAGTTTGTTTTAGATGCGGTGGAAATCACCTGGCAAACAAATGTACACGTgatcgaaatattaaatgtaattattgcgGCACGCCAGGACACTTACGTAAAGTTTGTATGGGGGCAAAGCGTGCATCTGCGAATCAAATCGAGGAGGTTTTGACGGCAGAACATCCAAACTACCGtgacaaattctttaaaacgcTCACGGTCGACGGGAAAGCGTTGCGTTTCGAGATTGATAGCGGAGCGGCAGTCTCTATTGTAAGTATTAACACGGTCAGACGTTTATTCAGTGAACGATGGTTACAACCAACAAACTTACAGTTAGTTGCGTTTTGCAACGTCAATAGATGTAGTCGGCATGCTGCCGGTTTCCGTGGCGTGACGTGGTGGCATTTGCAAGCTGAATTTATACGTTTCCAAAATTGAACGCAAGCCATTGCTAGGTCGCGAGTGGCTAAGACAGTTATGGTTATTTTAATTGACAGATTCTATTAATTCGATTCAAAGTACACCAGACGatacaaaagttaaaattacaaatttattactacgttacaaaaaaaaattaaatccgagttctacaaaaataaaagatttacaagCCAATTTAACCTTAAAAGATAATGCCAAACCGGTGTTTTTGGAAGCACGTACTGTTCCGTTCAAGTTATTACCTTTGGTCGAACAAGAGTTACAGACTTGTGAAGGACGGAATACTCGAGAAAGTAAATACATCACGTTGGGCTACACCCATTGTTCAGGTCCTTAAGAAAAACAATCGGGTGCGACTCTGCGGAGATTTTAGCGTCACGTCAAATCCAAATTTGGTGATCGATGAACACCCACTGCCAACAGTCGACGAATTATTCGCGGCTATGGCCGGAGGCACTAAGTTCACAAAAATCGACCTCGAACAAGCCTATCTACAACTAGAAATACGCGAAGAGGATCGCGAATTGTTGACCTTGAGTACACACAAAGGATTATTTAGAAGCACTAGGTTAATGTACGGAACCGCGTCAGCGCCAGCGATCTGGCAACGCGAAATCGAAAACATCCTACGGGATATACCGGGAGTGTTGGTTTTCTTGGATGACATTAAAGTCACAGGGCCAAATGATGACATGCATTTACGCCGTCTTGAACAGGTGCTATTACGATTAGCGGATAAAAACATACggataaatgaagaaaaatatgaattttttaaagatagtaTCGATTACTGCGAATACAAAATTGATAAACACGGGATACATAAAACTGCTGAAAAAATGCAGGCAATTGAGCAAATGCCACGACCGCGCAACGTAGCCGAGCTGCGTTCCTTTTTGGGCATGGTAAATTACTACGGGAGGTTTATCAGAAATCTAAGCACTATACTGGCACCATTACATACCTTACTACAAAGGGAAACCGAATACAAATGGACGCAAAATTTCGAACGTGCGTTCCAACTAGCAAAAACAGAATTCCAAAACGATACCGTGTTGGTACACTATGACTCGAAGCTACCGTTAGTCCTTGTGACAGACGCAAGCGCCTATGATGTGGGAGCCGTGTTATCCCAACAGTATCCGGATAGTACTGAACGTGTATTGCAATACGCGTCGCAAACAAACACTCAACGGAAATACGCACAGATAGACAGGGAGGCTTACGCAATCATTTTTGGATTTGagaaatataatcaatgtttatatggACATAAATTCGTACTCATCACGGATCATCGTCCGTTAGTGCAAATTTTTTCACCCTTAAAATCGTTACCAGCTTATACAGCATTACGAATGCAACATTACGCGATTTTTCTACAGGGATACACCTTCAAGATCAAATATAGAAATACAAAACTACATGGCAACGCTGACTGTCTATCTCGTCTACCCGTTGCGTCAACGTCTACTGCGGAGTGTAGACGTTTACGAACTTGAAATTATGCATAGTATACCGATAACTACAGAACAATTAGCGCAAGCGACAGTTAAAGATGCGCAGTTACAGAACATTATTAAAGCACTacgcgaaaaaaaagaaatacctgCCAAATCACGTTTTAAAATCAACCAAGCAGCATTTAGTATACAACGCGAGGTACTCTTATGTAACGAGAAAGTTGTAATCCCTACGGTTCTACGGACCCGTATTTTGCGCGACTTATATAGAAGTCACTTTGGAGTGGTTAAAATGAAGGCATTGGCAAGAAGTCTCTATTGGTGGCCAGAGTTAGATAAAGCTATTG contains:
- the LOC120358091 gene encoding uncharacterized protein K02A2.6-like, translated to MAEVVLHGNFSIDVFDPTTTEWKRWLQRFLAAIKIFKVSTEQQVLQRALRNQLVFGLSSLQAQSRLLETKDLTFEKAVQVATALELSEKDSRQLQTGTTAVVEYVGTQNDKSEDKGTRKKKPMREKTTFKGKNEPKRTAVGKHNVTQANTFTNANVVCFRCGGNHLANKCTRDRNIKCNYCGTPGHLRKVCMGAKRASANQIEEVLTAEHPNYRDKFFKTLTVDGKALRFEIDSGAAVSIHVLFRSSYYLWSNKSYRLVKDGILEKVNTSRWATPIVQVLKKNNRVRLCGDFSVTSNPNLVIDEHPLPTVDELFAAMAGGTKFTKIDLEQAYLQLEIREEDRELLTLSTHKGLFRSTRLMYGTASAPAIWQREIENILRDIPGVLVFLDDIKVTGPNDDMHLRRLEQVLLRLADKNIRINEEKYEFFKDSIDYCEYKIDKHGIHKTAEKMQAIEQMPRPRNVAELRSFLGMVNYYGRFIRNLSTILAPLHTLLQRETEYKWTQNFERAFQLAKTEFQNDTVLVHYDSKLPLVLVTDASAYDVGAVLSQQYPDSTERVLQYASQTNTQRKYAQIDREAYAIIFGFEKYNQCLYGHKFVLITDHRPDTPSRSNIEIQNYMATLTVYLVYPLRQRLLRSVDVYELEIMHSIPITTEQLAQATVKDAQLQNIIKALREKKEIPAKSRFKINQAAFSIQREVLLCNEKVVIPTVLRTRILRDLYRSHFGVVKMKALARSLYWWPELDKAIEEMARNCTKSTIDACKKIFSDFGTPKTMVMDNGRNFRSTEFTQFLESNGISPKYTAPYHLSTNGQAERVTPHCTTGVAPSEKMFNRKIHTYYNTCVLNKEKRFSNASINKGIREIAVGEKVQCRNYSGGSKWKQGIAQRIGKLHYKITLDDGRTWERHIDQILRSGEHQNICEESLNETDPNTPEADGGTVTLKEALQPPAEVRDRPSPGQGERSVRDRRPPERYTDLSWNQK